In the genome of Cheilinus undulatus linkage group 6, ASM1832078v1, whole genome shotgun sequence, one region contains:
- the six3a gene encoding homeobox protein SIX3a: MVFRSPLELYPSHFFLPNFADRPLLLANSAPTTRSPEDLSMFQLPTLNFSPEQVASVCETLEETGDIERLGRFLWSLPVAPGACEAINKHESILRARAVVAFHTGNFRDLYHILENHKFTKDSHGKLQAMWLEAHYQEAEKLRGRPLGPVDKYRVRKKFPLPRTIWDGEQKTHCFKERTRSLLREWYLQDPYPNPSKKRELAQATGLTPTQVGNWFKNRRQRDRAAAAKNRLQHQAIGPSGMRSLSEAGLTPHSSAESPSTAASPTTSVSSMTERVDTGTSILSVTSSDSECDV, encoded by the exons ATGGTTTTCAGATCGCCTTTAGAGCTTTATCCCTCCCATTTCTTCCTGCCAAACTTCGCTGATCGCCCTCTGCTCCTGGCGAACAGCGCTCCCACCACCAGGTCTCCAGAAGACTTGTCCATGTTTCAGCTACCGACACTCAACTTCTCCCCGGAGCAGGTGGCGAGCGTCTGCGAGACGCTGGAGGAGACCGGGGACATCGAGCGGCTGGGCCGCTTCCTCTGGTCCCTGCCGGTGGCTCCGGGAGCGTGTGAGGCGATCAACAAGCACGAGTCCATCCTGCGCGCCCGGGCCGTGGTGGCGTTCCACACGGGGAATTTCAGAGACCTGTACCACATCCTGGAGAACCACAAGTTCACCAAGGACTCCCACGGCAAACTGCAGGCCATGTGGCTGGAAGCGCACTACCAGGAGGCCGAGAAGCTCCGCGGTCGTCCCCTCGGACCGGTCGATAAGTACCGGGTGCGGAAGAAGTTTCCGCTGCCTCGGACCATCTGGGACGGCGAGCAGAAGACGCACTGTTTCAAAGAGCGGACACGGAGCCTGCTGAGGGAGTGGTACCTTCAGGACCCGTATCCAAACCCCAGCAAGAAAAGGGAACTGGCTCAAGCCACTGGACTCACTCCTACACAGGTCGgaaactggtttaaaaatcGGAGGCAACGAGACAGAGCCGCGGCTGCCAAAAACAG GCTCCAGCATCAAGCAATAGGACCGAGCGGTATGAGGTCGCTCTCAGAGGCCGGTCTCACCCCTCACAGCTCGGCGGAGTCGCCTTCCACCGCGGCCAGTCCCACCACCAGCGTTTCCAGTATGACAGAGCGAGTCGATACCGGGACGTCCATCCTGTCCGTGACATCCAGTGACTCGGAGTGCGATGTATGA